Proteins encoded together in one Candidatus Zixiibacteriota bacterium window:
- a CDS encoding zinc ribbon domain-containing protein, producing MRALFIILTAAFAAAPVAAQVDDNAGNIFSDKLQCFLAAPPGWFVDTSRSDEIIISESPQSPIFISVKRYFIEDGNQISSEDDLRQAISGLYRKMGVPLAIDSIPKYQLDLGKAHFETDFTALAIDGRTKLRKYVSGTIVRLTDGRQALYLLIAEAPSDIYYHIFPSFLMSIRSFHITATTAPKVLFSAGIFKYFLIGLLVMLTIFFFARNRRVQKSFNPLGADSHNFWRCASCGRVNHNDVHFCNRCGAARVIINAPNK from the coding sequence ATGCGCGCTTTGTTCATAATTTTGACCGCCGCTTTTGCGGCGGCGCCGGTCGCCGCCCAGGTTGACGACAACGCCGGCAATATCTTTTCCGACAAACTCCAGTGTTTCCTGGCGGCGCCCCCCGGATGGTTTGTGGACACTTCCCGATCCGACGAAATCATCATCTCCGAATCTCCACAGAGCCCTATTTTTATCTCGGTCAAGAGATATTTCATCGAAGACGGCAACCAGATCAGTTCCGAGGATGACCTGCGTCAGGCAATTTCCGGGCTGTACCGCAAAATGGGAGTTCCTCTGGCGATTGATTCAATACCGAAATATCAACTCGACCTGGGCAAAGCCCATTTCGAAACCGATTTCACCGCTTTGGCGATTGATGGCCGCACCAAACTTCGCAAATATGTCAGCGGAACCATTGTCCGCCTGACTGATGGCCGTCAAGCGCTCTATCTGCTGATTGCCGAAGCCCCCTCCGATATCTACTATCACATCTTCCCCAGTTTCCTTATGTCCATCCGCTCGTTCCATATCACCGCCACCACCGCCCCCAAGGTTTTATTCTCCGCCGGAATCTTCAAATACTTTCTGATTGGCTTGCTTGTCATGCTTACGATATTCTTTTTCGCCCGCAATCGCCGGGTTCAGAAATCATTCAATCCCCTCGGCGCCGACAGTCACAACTTCTGGCGTTGCGCCTCCTGCGGACGAGTCAATCATAATGACGTTCACTTCTGCAATCGCTGCGGCGCCGCCCGAGTGATAATTAATGCCCCCAATAAGTAA
- a CDS encoding BlaI/MecI/CopY family transcriptional regulator, translated as MPPDKRIIFHFDPDASGMEKFVGPLEAQALQILWDNSPITAKRLQYFLNQKKKYAYTTITTVLTHLVQKGFLAREKSSHSFIYRPNISREDFLEMAVEKIISELNRDFPDITSRVLKHYRKK; from the coding sequence ATGCCGCCTGATAAGAGAATTATTTTTCATTTCGACCCCGACGCCTCGGGAATGGAGAAATTTGTCGGTCCCCTTGAAGCCCAGGCGCTTCAAATCCTCTGGGATAACAGCCCTATTACCGCCAAGCGGTTGCAATACTTTCTCAATCAAAAGAAAAAGTACGCCTATACCACTATTACCACTGTCCTGACCCACCTGGTGCAAAAAGGATTTCTCGCGCGCGAAAAGTCCAGCCACTCCTTCATTTATCGCCCGAATATCTCCCGCGAAGATTTCCTGGAGATGGCGGTGGAGAAAATTATATCGGAATTAAATCGCGACTTTCCTGATATAACCTCAAGAGTTCTAAAGCATTACAGGAAAAAGTAA
- a CDS encoding DUF5668 domain-containing protein, with amino-acid sequence MFWGVAFLIAGVLLLLARLDIIRGDFWDYLVPIVLIALGAKMLLERKRHQY; translated from the coding sequence ATGTTCTGGGGAGTTGCCTTCCTGATCGCCGGCGTCCTGCTTCTGCTGGCGCGTCTTGATATCATCCGCGGCGATTTCTGGGACTATCTCGTCCCCATCGTTTTGATTGCTCTCGGCGCCAAAATGCTGCTGGAGCGTAAACGTCATCAGTATTGA